In a single window of the Arachis hypogaea cultivar Tifrunner chromosome 6, arahy.Tifrunner.gnm2.J5K5, whole genome shotgun sequence genome:
- the LOC112696033 gene encoding putative disease resistance protein RGA1, translated as MAESFIFSIAESLTAKLASRAYEEASRLVGVYDDLQDLKTSLSYVKAVLLDAEQKQEQNHELREWLKHIKLIFYDAENVLDQVDCETLRKQVIRDYRTSKDKVGRFFSSSNPLVFRYKLALQIKDIRMRLDRVAADRDKFGLQVIDVDRRVVHRREMTYSHVVESDVIGRDYDKEKIINLLMEPSLDNNAGSKHISVIPIVGIGGLGKTTLAKLVFNDERITDSFPLKMWVGVSEDFNIKQLIINIINAASNFVSTGALPGQQNLKELEVEQLQYRLRNMLEGQKFFLVLDDVWNEDRVKWVEMRDLISVGAQGSKVIVTTRSQSIASMMGTVAYSHHLESLSPEDSLRLFVRWAFKEGEEGKYPDLIRIGREIVDKCKGVPLAVRSLGSSLFSKHQIQEWESLRDKEIWNLPQKEDDILPALKLSYDEMPSHLRQCFALLSLYPKNHLFNSFDIASLWGAAGLLPLQSQDKTTVDVAHQYLSDLMARSFLYDVFDFGNLYAFRLHDLVHDLAVYVAKDVCQLVSSNTRGISENVLHLSFVENGLPSNSIKPSLRGVRSILFPVDNQGASEAFLDAWVLNCKYLRYLDLSDSTCETLPRSIGKLKHLRYISLQGNTRIKRLPNSICKLQNLQVLLLNGCSNLETIPKKLRKLISLQRLEITTKQSILPESDIAKLNCLEHLSVANCDNLESLFVETRLPTLRTLEVIDCAKLKSLPLDIHHFPQLETLVISGVDSEDCLDRSDDTNAVLKLKTIVLSEMVTLPLSLQQYARTLQTLVIAGCYELEVPPEWLWNLSSLKFLYIFDCPKLKSLSSDIHRLTSLQVLRILNCTELYRKYEPQVGECWHMISHIKHTDIRKTWE; from the coding sequence ATGGCTGAATCATTCATCTTCAGCATCGCTGAATCACTTACAGCCAAGCTTGCTTCTCGTGCATATGAAGAAGCATCTCGGTTGGTTGGTGTCTATGATGATCTTCAAGACTTGAAAACCAGTCTCTCTTATGTGAAAGCTGTGCTCTTGGATGCTGAGCAGAAGCAGGAGCAGAACCACGAGCTTCGGGAGTGGCTGAAGCATATCAAACTCATCTTCTATGATGCTGAGAACGTGCTTGATCAAGTTGACTGTGAAACACTGCGCAAGCAAGTCATCAGAGACTACCGCACTTCCAAGGACAAGGTAGGCCGCTTCTTCTCGAGTTCTAATCCACTTGTGTTTCGTTATAAGCTTGCTCTTCAGATCAAGGATATTAGGATGAGACTAGACAGAGTCGCGGCTGATAGGGACAAGTTTGGGCTTCAAGTAATTGATGTTGATAGGCGAGTTGTGCATAGGAGGGAAATGACCTACTCCCATGTTGTTGAGTCTGATGTCATAGGAAGAGATTATGATAAAGAAAAGATCATAAATCTCTTGATGGAACCAAGTCTTGACAACAATGCTGGCTCTAAACATATCTCTGTCATTCCCATTGTTGGAATTGGAGGTTTGGGAAAGACTACTCTTGCTAAGCTTGTCTTCAATGATGAAAGGATAACCGACTCCTTTCCGTTGAAAATGTGGGTGGGTGTGTCTGAAGACTTTAATATCAAGCAATTGATTATTAATATCATCAATGCTGCTAGCAATTTTGTTTCCACTGGTGCTCTTCCGGGCCagcaaaatttaaaagaattggaGGTTGAACAATTGCAATATCGTCTAAGAAACATGCTTGAGGGTCAAAAGTTTTTCCTAGTCTTGGACGATGTATGGAATGAAGATCGTGTTAAATGGGTTGAGATGAGGGATCTCATTTCAGTGGGTGCTCAAGGAAGCAAAGTAATAGTCACAACACGTAGCCAATCGATTGCTTCGATGATGGGTACCGTGGCCTACTCACATCATTTAGAAAGTCTTTCTCCCGAGGATTCATTGCGTTTGTTTGTTAGATGGGCTTttaaagaaggagaagagggaaaATATCCAGATTTGATAAGGATTGGAAGAGAAATCGTAGACAAGTGCAAAGGAGTTCCTTTAGCGGTGAGATCTTTGGGAAGTTCACTATTTTCCAAACACCAGATACAAGAGTGGGAATCATTGAGAGACAAGGAGATTTGGAATTTGCCACAAAAAGAGGATGATATCTTACCTGCTTTAAAATTAAGCTATGATGAAATGCCATCCCATTTGAGGCAATGTTTTGCTTTGCTCTCCCTTTATCCAAAGAATCATCTATTTAATTCTTTTGACATTGCTTCACTTTGGGGGGCAGCAGGTTTGCTTCCATTGCAAAGCCAAGATAAAACAACGGTAGACGTTGCACACCAATATTTGAGTGACTTAATGGCAAGATCTTTTCTCTATGACGTTTTTGATTTTGGCAACCTTTATGCATTTAGACTGCATGATTTAGTGCATGATCTTGCAGTATATGTTGCGAAAGATGTGTGCCAATTGGTCAGTTCAAACACTCGGGGTATATCAGAAAATGTGCTGCATTTGTCTTTTGTTGAGAATGGTTTGCCTTCCAATTCCATCAAGCCAAGCTTAAGAGGTGTGAGAAGCATTCTGTTTCCAGTTGACAATCAGGGAGCCAGTGAAGCTTTCTTGGATGCATGGGTGTTAAACTGCAAATACCTGCGATATTTGGATTTAAGTGATTCTACATGTGAGACTTTGCCTCGGTCAATTGGTAAGTTGAAACATTTAAGATATATTTCTCTTCAGGGTAATACAAGAATAAAGAGGCTCCCTAACTCTATTTGCAAGCTCCAAAATTTGCAAGTTCTGCTTCTTAATGGGTGTTCAAATCTTGAAACTATACCGAAAAAATTAAGAAAGTTGATCAGCCTGCAAAGATTGGAGATAACCACAAAGCAATCTATTTTGCCAGAGAGTGACATTGCAAAGTTGAATTGTCTTGAACATTTGTCTGTCGCAAATTGTGATAATTTGGAGTCCTTGTTTGTTGAGACAAGATTGCCTACACTTCGAACTTTGGAAGTTATTGACTGTGCGAAGCTAAAGTCTTTGCCACTTGATATTCACCATTTTCCTCAGCTAGAAACTTTGGTAATCAGCGGTGTTGACAGTGAAGATTGCCTTGATAGATCAGATGATACTAATGCTGTCTTAAAGTTAAAAACCATTGTTCTTTCTGAAATGGTAACATTGCCTCTTTCTCTCCAACAATATGCAAGAACGTTACAAACTTTGGTGATTGCAGGTTGCTACGAGCTGGAGGTACCACCCGAATGGCTGTGGAATCTGAGTTCTTTGAAATTTCTTTATATCTTTGATTGTCCGAAATTGAAGTCTCTTTCCAGTGATATCCACCGTCTAACAAGTCTCCAAGTCTTGCGAATCTTAAATTGCACCGAGTTATATAGAAAATACGAGCCACAAGTTGGAGAGTGCTGGCACATGATATCTCACATCAAGCATACTGACATTAGGAAGACATGGGAGTAG